A portion of the Salmo trutta chromosome 1, fSalTru1.1, whole genome shotgun sequence genome contains these proteins:
- the LOC115200004 gene encoding protein Tob2 → MHLEVKVALNFIVSYLYNKLPRRRADLFGEELEQILLSHYEGHWYPEAPLRGSAFRCLHLGAPRDPVVELAARRSGLDTEEVRANVPPELSVWIDPYEVSYQIGEKGAVKVLYLEDPSGLGGEGEMVEVVSGVSKGDMEAKSLGFNPEAQVFVPIGTQISPVLLPSLSNSPTPLSASSCPVIFSYPSSTTPTNPTAHSSNTSTPSPPSGGLPYLPSQQPTAALPSTRPPLQPITFTTASFAATKFGSTKMKKCGGSGSAGGSGVGVPPPQRILSRSPTNISPPGLLKHKPPSVSLHSLGAQIPSQLSPNAKEFVYPASPGPLYFDNDAPLILPHSSPFQHPHPTHSHPSFDPFSSPPPGPAVGVIGGSGGISYMEKPSFVEGIGGYNLQYPSQAFQPVVLAN, encoded by the coding sequence ATGCACCTAGAGGTAAAGGTAGCTCTGAATTTCATTGTGTCCTACCTGTACAACAAACTTCCTCGTCGTCGTGCTGACCTCTTCGGGGAGGAGTTGGAGCAGATACTGTTGTCGCACTATGAAGGCCACTGGTACCCTGAAGCTCCTCTGCGGGGCTCTGCCTTCCGCTGCCTGCACCTAGGGGCCCCCAGGGACCCAGTGGTGGAGCTAGCTGCCAGGAGAAGTGGACTGGACACAGAGGAAGTGCGTGCCAATGTCCCCCCTGAGCTGAGTGTGTGGATCGACCCCTATGAGGTGTCCTACCAAATCGGGGAGAAGGGAGCCGTTAAGGTTCTGTACTTGGAGGATCCATCTGGCTTAGGTGGGGAAGGCGAAATGGTGGAAGTAGTAAGTGGAGTGAGTAAAGGGGACATGGAGGCAAAGAGCTTAGGGTTCAACCCTGAGGCCCAGGTGTTTGTTCCAATTGGAACTCAGATATCTCCAGTTCTGCTTCCTTCCCTCTCCAACTCACCCACACCCCTCTCGGCCTCATCCTGCCCAGTGATTTTCAGCTATCCCAGCTCCACCACACCCACGAACCCAACGGCCCACTCCTCTAACACATCCACACCTTCCCCTCCAAGTGGGGGACTCCCTTATCTCCCCTCTCAGCAGCCAACGGCTGCCCTGCCCAGCACCCGTCCACCGCTGCAGCCCATCACCTTCACCACGGCCAGTTTCGCCGCCACAAAATTTGGCTCCACCAAGATGAAGAAGTGTGGCGGTTCTGGATCGGCTGGCGGCTCGGGTGTAGGTGTGCCCCCTCCACAGAGGATCCTTTCCCGTTCCCCCACCAACATCTCTCCCCCAGGGCTGCTGAAGCACAAGCCCCCCTCAGTCTCCCTGCACTCCCTGGGGGCTCAGATCCCCAGCCAGCTCTCCCCCAATGCCAAAGAGTTTGTTTACCCGGCATCCCCAGGGCCCCTATACTTTGACAACGATGCTCCGCTCATACTTCCACACTCAAGCCCCTTCCAGCACCCTCACCCCACCCACTCCCACCCCTCCTTTGACCCATTCTCCAGCCCCCCACCTGGTCCAGCTGTTGGAGTCATTGGTGGTAGCGGTGGGATTTCTTACATGGAGAAGCCCTCATTTGTAGAGGGTATAGGGGGGTATAACCTGCAATATCCCAGCCAGGCCTTCCAGCCGGTGGTGCTGGCCAACTAA